The following proteins are co-located in the Oceanispirochaeta sp. genome:
- a CDS encoding sugar phosphate isomerase/epimerase, with amino-acid sequence MSEQVFEAKNRKIREQFIFEKRKYPSRFERTIDLSWSIWMFGTEPFRVSLERLSTNGLKYVEIKGDHLSKDSGMTPEMILSELSDFNMKVSGTCGLFGEGNDLSSIDPLSRKNAIAYIRKEIEVLKAVDGRYLIVVPSAVGRPEAADSQEMERSAEALRECARDFNGSGVAAGIEPIRSAEVSLVNSVDDALAYIARVGESSISCVNADTYHMSLEEAHIGEAIIKLGNRLVNLHLADTNRDGLGRGMLDLDTVIMASYLVGMNREGRFLTPEPLGPFPDPYVLSTMPCDTEVMDKLVADTVQYFRERETFIRSL; translated from the coding sequence ATGTCCGAACAAGTATTCGAAGCAAAAAATAGAAAAATTCGTGAACAGTTTATCTTTGAAAAGAGAAAATATCCTTCCAGATTTGAACGAACTATAGATCTCTCCTGGAGTATCTGGATGTTCGGTACCGAGCCGTTCAGAGTTTCATTGGAGCGGCTGAGCACTAATGGATTGAAATATGTAGAAATCAAAGGGGATCACTTAAGCAAGGATAGCGGGATGACTCCCGAGATGATTCTTTCTGAATTATCTGATTTCAATATGAAGGTATCAGGGACCTGTGGCTTGTTCGGAGAGGGAAATGATCTTTCCAGTATCGATCCATTATCCCGGAAGAACGCCATCGCATATATCCGGAAAGAGATCGAAGTGTTAAAGGCGGTGGATGGGCGGTATTTGATTGTCGTCCCCAGTGCCGTGGGGCGACCCGAAGCTGCAGATTCTCAGGAGATGGAGAGAAGCGCCGAAGCCTTGAGAGAATGTGCCCGGGATTTTAATGGCAGCGGCGTTGCGGCTGGAATTGAGCCGATCCGTTCAGCCGAAGTCAGCCTTGTTAACTCAGTTGATGATGCTTTAGCTTACATCGCTAGAGTAGGAGAATCCTCCATCAGCTGCGTCAATGCTGATACATATCACATGTCCCTGGAAGAAGCTCATATTGGAGAGGCAATAATAAAGTTGGGAAACCGTCTTGTGAATTTACATCTCGCTGATACCAATCGTGATGGGCTTGGACGTGGAATGCTGGACCTTGATACAGTGATTATGGCTTCCTATCTAGTGGGGATGAACAGGGAGGGAAGATTTCTGACTCCCGAACCTTTGGGGCCATTTCCTGATCCTTATGTGCTCTCCACAATGCCATGTGATACCGAAGTGATGGATAAACTGGTTGCCGACACAGTACAATACTTCAGAGAAAGAGAAACTTTCATTCGTTCCCTTTAG
- a CDS encoding single-stranded DNA-binding protein yields the protein MDHLVRDPEANRTPKGTRVCKFSVASNRFYKSEGIRQSEVSYFDVEVWSKVPEACEKHLSKGRGVRVVGRLKLDRWTDDQGDSHYKVKVVGEHMEFKPQFTVSSGPGDSNESEEEPLEESVEGSQ from the coding sequence ATAGATCATCTGGTCCGCGATCCTGAGGCCAACCGCACCCCCAAGGGGACTCGGGTCTGCAAGTTCTCTGTAGCCAGCAACAGATTTTACAAATCTGAGGGTATTCGCCAGAGCGAAGTGTCCTACTTTGATGTGGAAGTCTGGTCCAAGGTACCCGAAGCCTGTGAGAAACATCTTAGTAAGGGCCGTGGTGTTCGTGTTGTGGGCCGGCTGAAGCTGGACCGCTGGACCGATGATCAGGGTGACAGCCATTACAAGGTTAAAGTTGTAGGGGAACATATGGAGTTCAAACCCCAGTTTACAGTATCTTCGGGACCGGGAGACTCGAATGAATCGGAAGAAGAGCCTCTGGAGGAATCCGTAGAAGGTTCTCAATGA